A single genomic interval of Scyliorhinus canicula chromosome 15, sScyCan1.1, whole genome shotgun sequence harbors:
- the LOC119978688 gene encoding acyl carrier protein, mitochondrial-like, whose translation MALRVLSRCVRRWSQPWSWPRTGPSVGAQSLAAASSNYSQHVCSRRAPGAAPRAQSCNLFVQSMRCYGDLPPLSLESIQDRVLYVLKLYDKVNPEKLIPSSHFMKDLGLDSLDQVEIIMAMEDEFGFEIPDVDAEKLMTPEEIVTYIADKKDVYE comes from the exons ATGGCGCTGCGTGTCCTCTCTCGGTGTGTCCGCCGGTGGTCGCAACCTTGGAGCTGGCCAAGGACAGGCCCGAGCGTCGGGGCCCAGTCCCTCGCCGCAGCCAGCAGCAACTACTCTCAACATGTTTGCAGCAGGAGGGCTCCTGGCGCGGCGCCCAGAGCTCAG AGTTGTAACCTCTTTGTACAGTCAATGCGTTGTTACGGGGATCTGCCTCCTCTCTCACTGGAGAGCATCCAGGATCGAGTGCTGTACGTGTTAAAACTGTATGACAAAGTTAACCCCGAGAAG CTTATACCAAGCTCTCATTTCATGAAAGATTTGGGTTTGGACAGTTTGGATCAAGTAGAAATCATTATGGCCATGGAAGATGAGTTTG GGTTTGAAATTCCAGATGTAGATGCAGAAAAGTTAATGACACCTGAAGAAATTGTAACTTATATCGCAGATAAGAAGGATGTGTACGAATAA